CGTTTCTGGTGTTCATCATCGTGTTCACGGTGGTGTATGGGCGGGCCTTTTGCGGCTGGGTGTGTCCTCAGACCATCTTCCTCGAAATGGTGTTCCGCCGCATCGAGTACTGGCTGGAAGGCGACGCGCCCCAGCAAAAAGCCCTCGACCGCTCGGAACTGAACTGGAACAAGCTGTGGCGCAAAACCACCAAGCACGCGCTGTTCCTGGCCGTATCGTTTCTGATTGCCAACACCTTCCTGGCCTACATCATCGGCACGGAGGAGCTGCTGAAGATTGTGACCGATTCGCCTGCGGAGCACCTGGGCGGCCTGGCTTCGATGGTGGTGTTCACGGGCGTGTTCTACGCCGTGTTTGCCCGGTTTCGGGAGCAGGTGTGCACCATTGTGTGCCCCTATGGCCGCTTGCAGGGCGTGTTGCTGGATAAGGACAGCCTCGTGGTGGCCTATGACTACCCGCGCGGCGAGCCTCGCGAGAAGCTGCGCAAAAACCAGCTGCGCACCGCCGGCGACTGCATCGACTGCCACCAGTGCGTGCAGGTGTGCCCCACCGGTATCGACATCCGCAACGGCGCCACCCAGCTCGAATGCACCAACTGCACCGCCTGCATCGACGCCTGCAACAACATCATGGCGCTGATAAACAAGCCGGAAGGCCTCATCCGCCACGCCTCCGTGAATGGCATTGCGAATGGGACCACGTTCCGGCTCACCGGCCGCGTGAAAGCCCTTTCGGGTGTGCTGGCCTTTCTGCTGGTGGTGCTCACCGGCCTGCTGGTGTCGCGCTCCAACGTGGCGGCCACGGTGCTGCGCACGCCGGGCCAGCTCTTCCAGAAGACCAACCACGGCACCATCACCAACCTCTACAACATCTCGGTCATCAACAAAACCAACCGGCCCTACCCCATTACGCTCCGCATTCTGGAGCCGGCGCAGGGCCAGATTTCGCTCGTGAGCACCTCCACCCTCACGCTGCCCGCCCAGGGCATTGCCGAGGGCGTGTTTTTCGCCGAGCTGCCCCGCACCGCCCTGCACCACACCAACCAGAAAATCCGCATCGGCCTCTTCAGCGGCGGCAAGCTGATTACGGAAACCAGCACCAAGTTCCTCGGCCCGGTGCAGTGAGCTGCCGGCGCTGAGAAAACCGTCATGGCGAGCTGAATAACCCAACCCTCATGGTCCCCACTCCCCCCACCACCCGCTCCCTCTGGCCCTTTGCCATCATAGCCGTGTTTGTGCTGTTTGCCGGCTACATCGGCTTCATGGTGCAGCAGGCCATGCGCACCACCGTCGACTTGGTGAGCCCCGACTACTACCAGCAGGAGCTGGCCTTCCAGCAGCGCATGGAAACCGTGGCCCGCACCGCCGCCCTGCCCGCGCCCGTCACGCTGCACCACGACGCCGGCACGCACCAGCTCACGGTGCAGCTGCCGGCCGACATGAGCGGCCAGCGCATTCAGGGCCAGATTCACTTCTTCCGCCCGTCTAACCAGCGCCTCGATTTTACGCTGCCCCTGCAGCCCACGGCTGGGCTGCAACAGCAGCTCAGCACCGCCCGAATGCAGCCGGGCCTGTGGCGTGTGCGCCTGGACTTCACGGCCGATAAGCGCAACTATTTCGTGGAGGAAAAAATCATCCTTTGACCCTGATTTTCGTCAGGAATTTCCTCTCCGGGCCGGCGGTACTTGCGTCCCAATCCTCACCCCCGAACCCTCTTCCCCATGCTCTGGGCTGGTTTTTTGTTTGGCTTGCTGGGCAGCTTTCACTGCGTGGGCATGTGCGGGGCCATTGCCCTGGCACTGCCCGGGCAGCCGGGCGCCGCGTGGCGCTTCGGCGCCGGCCGTCTGCTGTATAACCTGGGCCGGGTGAGCACCTACGCCACCCTAGGCGCCGGGGCCGGCCTGCTGGGCCAGAGCCTGCGGCTGGCCGGCCTGCAGCAAAGCCTCTCCATTGCCTCGGGCGTGCTGATACTGCTGCTGGTGGCCGTGCCCGAGCGCTACACCGCCCGCCTGGCCAATGTGCTGGGCCTGAGCCGGCCGCTGGCCTGGGTAAAAACCACGCTGGCGCGCCTGTTTCAGCAGCCCTCGCTGGGTGCGCTGTATGCCACGGGCGTGCTCAATGGCCTGCTGCCCTGCGGCCTGGTGTATCTAGCGCTGGCCGGGGCCCTGAGCGCGCCGGGCGTGGCGGGCGCGGCGGCCTATATGGCCTGCTTCGGCCTGGGCACGCTGCCGCTCATGCTGGGCCTCTCGCTGAGCGGGCAGCTGGTGCCGCTGCTGTGGCGCACCCGCATGCGCCAGGCCGTGCCCTACGCAGCTTCGCTGCTGGCGGTGCTGTTCATCGTGCGGGGGCTGGGGCTGGGCATTCCCTACCTGAGCCCGCAGCTGGGCGCGGGGCCCGCCCCAACCGCCACCGCTCAGCCGCGCACCGTGCACTACTGCCACTGAAAAATGAGCCATGAGAGGTGAGACATGAGAAATCAGCTCTCCACACTCATTCCGCTTCCCCCTCTTCCAAACTCCCCTTCTTCCCTCTCCATGAAAACCCTGCTTGTCCCCATCGACCACACCGCGGCCGCCGAACACACCCTCGCCTACGCCAACAAGCTGGCCGTGCGCTGGCCGGCCGAAGTGGTGGTGCTCTACTGCCACCCCGCCGGCGACACTCCGGTGGCGGCCGAGCAGCTGGCCGAGGAGGAGCAGCGCCTGCGCAGCCTGGTGGAGCGCCTGCGTTACCAGCAGCTCACCCGCCACGACGGCCGCCGCATTCAATACCGCTACCGCGTGCTGGCCGGCTGCCTGCACGACCATGTGCGCCAGGAAGCCGTGCGCTGCGCCGCCGACCTCGTGCTCATGGGCCTCGAGCACATCGACTGCGGCCGGCCGGAAGCCCCCGGCAACCACGCCGCCGCGATTGCCCAGCTGGTGAGCTGCCCCCTGCTGGTGGTGCCGCCCGGCCGCCGCGCCCTGCCCAACCGCCTGGTGTTTGCCACCGATTTCCGCACGCTGGGGCTGCACATTCTGCCCCGGCTGGCGGCGCTGGAAGGCGCATTCCCGGCCCCTCTGGACCTGGTGCAGTTCTACGCCCCCGCCGAGCGCCCCCAGCGCCGCCAGCTGAAGCAGGCCCTGAGCAAAGCCGCCGCCCACCTGGCCTGGAACTTCACCACGCCGCATTTACTCGAAGACGACGCGCCGCTCGAAGGCATCAGCGAGTTCTGCGCCCATGTGCACGCCCAGCTGCTGGTGGTGGCCCCCGGCAGCCCCGCCCAATTGCGGCAGTACTTCGACGCCTGCTACGCCACCACCCGCGCCTACCACACCCAGATTCCGGTGCTGGTGCTGCCCTCCCCGGCCGAGCGCCAGGCCAGCGTGGCCTGCTGCGAGCGCTGCGCCGCCCAGCTGGCCAAAGAACAATCCCCCAAAAGCCTGCACGCCGACTAC
This DNA window, taken from Hymenobacter sp. 5317J-9, encodes the following:
- the ccoG gene encoding cytochrome c oxidase accessory protein CcoG; this translates as MSATQFKPDDSYRDSIATIDAAGERVWLYPKKPSGRLYRYRKLLSYGFLALLFAGPWLRIHDLPVLLLNLPARKFIIFGQIFWPQDFFILLLASLTFLVFIIVFTVVYGRAFCGWVCPQTIFLEMVFRRIEYWLEGDAPQQKALDRSELNWNKLWRKTTKHALFLAVSFLIANTFLAYIIGTEELLKIVTDSPAEHLGGLASMVVFTGVFYAVFARFREQVCTIVCPYGRLQGVLLDKDSLVVAYDYPRGEPREKLRKNQLRTAGDCIDCHQCVQVCPTGIDIRNGATQLECTNCTACIDACNNIMALINKPEGLIRHASVNGIANGTTFRLTGRVKALSGVLAFLLVVLTGLLVSRSNVAATVLRTPGQLFQKTNHGTITNLYNISVINKTNRPYPITLRILEPAQGQISLVSTSTLTLPAQGIAEGVFFAELPRTALHHTNQKIRIGLFSGGKLITETSTKFLGPVQ
- a CDS encoding FixH family protein, which codes for MVPTPPTTRSLWPFAIIAVFVLFAGYIGFMVQQAMRTTVDLVSPDYYQQELAFQQRMETVARTAALPAPVTLHHDAGTHQLTVQLPADMSGQRIQGQIHFFRPSNQRLDFTLPLQPTAGLQQQLSTARMQPGLWRVRLDFTADKRNYFVEEKIIL
- a CDS encoding sulfite exporter TauE/SafE family protein; its protein translation is MLWAGFLFGLLGSFHCVGMCGAIALALPGQPGAAWRFGAGRLLYNLGRVSTYATLGAGAGLLGQSLRLAGLQQSLSIASGVLILLLVAVPERYTARLANVLGLSRPLAWVKTTLARLFQQPSLGALYATGVLNGLLPCGLVYLALAGALSAPGVAGAAAYMACFGLGTLPLMLGLSLSGQLVPLLWRTRMRQAVPYAASLLAVLFIVRGLGLGIPYLSPQLGAGPAPTATAQPRTVHYCH
- a CDS encoding universal stress protein, which encodes MKTLLVPIDHTAAAEHTLAYANKLAVRWPAEVVVLYCHPAGDTPVAAEQLAEEEQRLRSLVERLRYQQLTRHDGRRIQYRYRVLAGCLHDHVRQEAVRCAADLVLMGLEHIDCGRPEAPGNHAAAIAQLVSCPLLVVPPGRRALPNRLVFATDFRTLGLHILPRLAALEGAFPAPLDLVQFYAPAERPQRRQLKQALSKAAAHLAWNFTTPHLLEDDAPLEGISEFCAHVHAQLLVVAPGSPAQLRQYFDACYATTRAYHTQIPVLVLPSPAERQASVACCERCAAQLAKEQSPKSLHADYHAVRWA